AACATCCATAATTGGTTTTGACCTTAAACAGTGGCACGTCCTTCACCCCTCGCACCACGTGACTGTCTGTGTTTTTCTGCACAAGTGCCACGAGCGTGTCCGCCTCGTGTAGCTTTTCCACCCACGTGTTCACCGTGGCGCCAAACACGAGCACGTGCGCGCGGAGGACGGGGCTCCCCGGCAGCTCCTCTTCCGAAAGGTCCGTTAGAGAGGCAAACCTTGACCGGACGTCTGCGTGCCGCATGAACAACCTACGGGAGTGGAGGCTTTAAActtgatacattttaaataatggaaagttatgtcaaaaatcattcaaaacgtTATAAATAATGACCTTGGCACGATGCTTGCACAATCGATTCGGTTAATTCATAGTGCGCTGCTTTGTCGTTGTAAATAAACCAACAAGTGCTTGAATGAATGGATACTCAAATGTCCTTTCGATGgatgaatgcgaaaaggttttAAGTATCATTTCAATCGGAAACAGATATTAATTCGCTTTCACCCGTGGTCTGAAAGatgcaatgtttttttctttcttccaAGACTATACCTGACAAAAAAGGCCGGGCCGTGCGTGCCCTCCCAGTCTCGGTACAAGGGCGACCACGTGGTCCTGATCAGCTTACGATCGTCAGCACTCAACGGGGAGTCCACATCATCCTCTTCCGCCGAGCATGACCCGCCTGGCAAGCcgttttgaaaatatactaGTATGGAGACTTACAAGTGCTTGAGAGACTCTTTACCTTTGGACACTGAATTCAATAACATTGGAAATTTTCCTTGCCACCAACGTCGAACTCGAAGTTAATAAGCGATGATGGTAGTTTATTTCCGACTAACTCGAAGTTAATAAGCGATGATGGTAGTTTATTTCCGACTAACTCGAAGTTAATAAGCGATGATGGTAGTTTATTTCCGACTAACTCGAAGTTAATAAGCGATGATGGTAGTTTATTTCCGACTAACTCGAAGTTAATAAGCGATGATGGTAGTTTATTTCCGACTAACTCGAAGTTAATAAGCGATGATGGTAGTTTATTTCCGACTAACTCGAAGTTAATAAGCGATGATGGTAGTTTATTTCCGACTAACTCGAAGTTAATAAGCGATGATGGTAGTTTATTTCCGACTTGTTCATTCCACATTGTCAaccacacatacatatataatatgaagTGTGTCGAAAACCAACGacaacaatacacataaaaaaCTCATAGTATATAACAACCTGTATCTTCTTCGTTCCTAATAACAAATACTTAGGACTTCTAAAATGTCGAGTTcagaaatatgatttaaattgaaacaaatagttTTGTCCGAGTGAAATATTTAGGCATAACATGAACGATTCACTATCAAGACTATTTCGATTTTATTCAGGATGGTGTGCACGAATGTAATTCACGCCCGCGTCTTAAcgaaattaaaaagaaaattcagATACTGTAATACTAACATTTTACATGCACAAATTAATCAACAGactttaatgacattttatcttcaacaataatgcaacaattgcataattattatgttattttttataaaagagaTATTCCAAAATTTGAAGGCATTTGATTTCACGTTTAGatgatttttcaattttagttcCCTAGTAAAATCGACTAGCATTACTAATTACATAAATCTATTGATTGATtccatatttttgaaaacatttttttcagtaattgAGATAAGATTTTACACATGTGTGCCGATTTCGATAACATCTGaacatggaaacaaacatttttatcacaCAAAACAATGGTTATTCCGAATGTGAATACAAAAATCATACAGATTTACAATGTAATTTGTTAAATCTACCTACCCATTTTCCTCGAAATAACTTatcaaataacttaataaaatcaaatttaaaacctCAATGAGATTTCATTTCAATGTGTTCAAAGGTAGTTTTTATCTGAGGCTGAGTGTTCCAACAATTAAGttcaatattaaattcaatGTATGGCACGGAAAATCCAGTCACGTTCTCAACAGCGTTTCAATTGGAAGATGTAATAATTCCATGATCGATTTTAGTGAATTGATGTCAAACTTTATTATGGtaagttttatttgttcataaaaccAAAGTAAGTATCTGTCGTATATATAATAAAGCAGTACCCGTTTATAGCATTAAATGAGTTTATTGCAGTACTCATATTGAAGAACGGCCCGAGAGGGGTATGTGTTTTACAAATATCACGTCATGTCACTCCTCTTTAACTTAAGGCCCCATTGGCGGaagttttttatgaaataaaatataaaatttcctgaaaaaaaatgaaacagtaatAGCAAGATGATACGATAAggcattatataaataattaaatatcataaacgTAATGATAcacacaattttattaaattaaaaacggAAAAACTATATTCCGCCTGCATCATGATTCGAACCAAGGTACTGTATAATATAGATTATACTATATATCTAGAATCGTAGAATAGCTTTTTTCGAATTTATATTTCTGAGCGGTCATAATATGTATTGccaaaaaatagtttgattCGTGATTTCGCGAGATTGGACATTAAAACGGttaatttaatttgtaacaCGGACGTACTATTTCACTGAGAATATTGATATCGCCCGCTCGcttttaaagctgtactctcacagatttaccgttttgacaactttttttttaaatgttgttttggaatgagccaatctttgcttaaatatctgcaaaccagtgatataagactgctgacattgcagattttcatatttccattcgaaaattaattgtttatggctgaaagcgttactaacggtttaagaaaaatgcataaaacatcaattattgaacttctacgatctgattttttgtcagcagtcttatatcactggtttgcagaaatttaataaaaaattggctggtttccatgcattttcgcataaattggctcgttccaagacaaaaaatgtcaaaacgttcaatctgtacagagagtacagctttaagacGGGCCCAGAATAATTACACCATTGTAGAGAGATAAAACTGGAGGGCTTCATGCCGCATATACttgaacacacattttaaatttgGCTTTATTCGTCAAAATTGAATCTTAAATTGTCTATTGTGATTGTTTGAACATACTTTAGAACCAAGCTATCATTTCCGTTAACAGTTTTTGCTATTATGTAGTTCCacctaatgcaccagtcaattgtaagcATTGTTCCAGTAGATCTAAACCTCCTTTTCTGACTAAGGAATGGTCTTAACATGGCAATGTCAAAAATAactaatttatgtttttttatacttcgCACATCATTCATAACTGGTTTTGATCTTAAACAGTTGCACGTCCTTCACCCCTCGCACCACGTGACTGTCTGTGTTCTTCTGCACAAGTGCCACGAGCGTGTCCGCCTCGTGTAGCTTTTCCACCCACGTGTTCACCGTGGCGCCAAACACGAGCAGGTGCGCGCGGAGGACGGGGCTCCCCGGCAGCTCCTCTTCCGAAAGGTCCGTCAGGGAGGCAAACGTTGACTGGACGTCTGCGTGCCGCATGAACAACCTACGGGAGTGGAGGCTTTAAActtgatacattttaaataatggaaagttatgtcaaaaataattcaaaacgtTATAAATAACGACCTTGGCACGATGCTTGCACAATCGATTCGGTTAATTCATAGTGCGCTGCTTTGTcgttgtaaataaatataattttgctaTTATGTAGTTACACCtaatgcaccagtaaattgtaaccacgcacaccccccccccccccccaggtccggtggtataccggggatagccggggaaatgggccgtgtttttacctttcaggtggccccgcagtgccgggtgaatacggtggttttgtcttcgggcaaaatatagcggggaatgggccttacttattgtcccttgggtgcgggggaatttggcggtgattttaccatcagttcgtccccgcagtgcggagattttacccggggttggctggaccgaaagtcaaagtccccgctagtCCCTGGACCTGggtgggccgtggttacaattgactggtgcataaatggACAGTTGTGCTCCTAGGGACACCAACTTCTTGAGTCCGAATTTGAGACTGGATACTATAAACCCTTTAAATTTGGATTTTATTggatcaaaataaaattacaaataatgtAATGCCCTGGTCACATCCACGCTACGAGCTCCGTAGAGTAGGCTTTTAAGCGAAATTTTTCGCAGGGAGTCCGTACGGACATGGTTGACTAATGCGAGCAGCCGACATGTTTTTTGAACTTGCAGAGAATAGGGGACACGTAGATATTTCCGAAATCGGGAGCAGGTCGCAAGGGTCCTGGTTAAGCTCTGCGGCCATCGCACGGTGTCCTTACAGATTTTGAACAATTAACGCGAGGTCCGTCAAGAGCTTGCCGGTGCTCGCACGAATATTGCACGGAAGTCGCTAATCgaaacttctcattcattttCCGTCGAAAACAACTTTTTTCTGTATGCACCCACATACGGGGTCCGTAGGCATGTGGCCAAAAGCTGCGACTGTACGGTATAAACGGTGCGGGAATTATGTGACCGAGGCATAACATGAGACTAGTTTCGCCTTTATATGTTACGCCTTTATCAAAAGGAATGGTATTGACGGCGTTTTGTTTAATGGCAAcaataataaattcaaaaagGCATTCAGACTCAACACTTAGGTGTATATGAG
The sequence above is drawn from the Mya arenaria isolate MELC-2E11 chromosome 14, ASM2691426v1 genome and encodes:
- the LOC128215879 gene encoding globin-1-like; this translates as MGGSCSAEEDDVDSPLSADDRKLIRTTWSPLYRDWEGTHGPAFFVRLFMRHADVRSRFASLTDLSEEELPGSPVLRAHVLVFGATVNTWVEKLHEADTLVALVQKNTDSHVVRGVKDVPLFKAALVELLSYASETFSFNQPQVDAWTRVADLIVSVMEQRIDDLK